A genomic region of Microlunatus sagamiharensis contains the following coding sequences:
- a CDS encoding DoxX family protein translates to MSKGTDLGLLVLRLGFGAAAAAHGAQKLFGWFGGYGIEGTGGFFESIGFTPGKRNATLAGLAEGAGGAAVALGLATGPAGAALAGNMVVASSVHGFEKFFAQDGGPEMPLAYAAVGSALTLAGGGRYSLDHLTGHVLDKPWMRTVAYVGAAGAAAAIIVARRQELASRPPAEVPAGDTDPEA, encoded by the coding sequence ATGAGCAAGGGCACCGACCTGGGCCTGCTGGTCCTGCGGCTCGGCTTCGGCGCGGCCGCGGCTGCGCACGGCGCGCAGAAGCTGTTCGGCTGGTTCGGCGGCTACGGCATCGAGGGGACCGGCGGCTTCTTCGAGTCCATCGGCTTCACGCCGGGCAAGCGCAACGCGACCCTGGCCGGTCTGGCCGAGGGGGCCGGCGGCGCGGCCGTCGCGCTCGGGCTGGCGACCGGTCCGGCGGGCGCGGCCCTGGCCGGCAACATGGTCGTCGCGTCCTCCGTGCACGGCTTCGAGAAGTTCTTCGCCCAGGACGGCGGGCCCGAGATGCCCCTCGCGTACGCGGCCGTCGGCTCCGCGCTGACCCTCGCGGGCGGCGGGCGCTACTCCCTCGACCACCTCACCGGTCACGTCCTCGACAAGCCGTGGATGCGCACCGTCGCCTACGTCGGCGCCGCGGGCGCGGCGGCCGCGATCATCGTGGCCCGTCGCCAGGAGCTCGCCTCCCGTCCGCCGGCCGAGGTGCCGGCGGGCGACACCGACCCGGAGGCCTGA